One genomic segment of Cottoperca gobio chromosome 21, fCotGob3.1, whole genome shotgun sequence includes these proteins:
- the LOC115026576 gene encoding alpha-tectorin-like, with product MNISSCPITYYGQKYDKVYLAFDANRFAVCFNGLYQPGIKNDCILMSGGTADRGDLAVLNKEIPTGSGVHHLLPNLKHAGKCINIIPLKDRQQSEIEQVELGNFGSQAILAIRTHSGYTNVDLEADARVNGLTVSKQTFQTADTNKGVITDLSGCRLSGVVYKTNTTVRDPNICTSVTCDFSGVATAVNDCGPLEHCQGDGSCKLNSMCTVTGSAIIDIVGRVHSVPDRCGYTLMKPSSIPGFQVLGFFQERRRKDVSFLDRVTLQLDSAGVQISLEQGSRVQLNDEVLMLNATAQMVHGVELSRDQTGVTAKISASNYMVSVLFDGYTALIHMTGPSGAPVDGLCGNSSRSLIEEKVAEHSDSSCEIQYEDDADDKINCNTTTKWCNILKQAPFNVCNKHINPEPFITACTDTLCKYPAVDGLKCQFLEAYARACSHHSNVTVESWTPKTGCPAVPRAFCQDRFCSVNEFCGERYGGEPQCLCRAIFASKYKPTSSFGEPTDCKQKSASVTLANCLLEDKNIDYSVLHLNDEACKAEMDDLTHMVTFNFNSNNPCGTVVMANNSQIIYKNTIMRRNLSAFGLINRQSPVHIDFSCYYSQPDIKSLAFRLKHSSMIQQMTSGEWNYNLSMKAYADADRINGIQANTDIQLNEKIWVELKTEGLDEKMVVVVTDSCWATDQPSPSGSLRYDFIIQGCPNPADQTVKVEGNGLGTSNYFTFNMFQFVGKTGDVYLHCKLELCVTESNACAPRCGQDVRRRRSAMSKYEDKNPAFISMAWTS from the exons ATGAACATCTCTTCATGCCCCATCACCTATTATGGACAGAAATATGACAAAGTCTAT TTGGCCTTCGATGCTAACAGATTTGCTGTTTGCTTCAATGGCTTATACCAACCTGGAATCAAAAATGACTGTATTTTGATGTCTGGAGGGACAGCTGACAGAGGCGACCTGGCAGTGCTTAATAAAGAAATACCCACTGGATCCGGGGTTCATCATCTTCTGCCAAACCTTAAACATGCTGGGAAATGTATCAACATAATACCTTTGAAAGATAGGCAACAATCGGAA ATTGAACAAGTTGAACTTGGCAACTTTGGGTCACAAGCAATTCTGGCAATCAGGACACATTCTGGATACACAAATGTTGATCTT GAGGCAGATGCACGAGTCAATGGCCTTACAGTTTCTAAACAGACATTCCAGACAGCTGATACCAATAAGGGCGTCATCACAGACCTGAGCGGATGCAGACTCTCAG GTGTTGTTTATAAGACAAATACGACAGTAAGGGACCCAAACATATGCACTTCTGTAACCTGTGACTTCAGTGGAGTCGCTACTGCCGTAAATGATTGTGGTCCCCTGGAGCATTGCCAAGGCGATGGGAG TTGCAAGTTGAACAGCATGTGCACAGTGACCGGCTCTGCTATCATCGACATTGTTGGCAGAGTTCACTCTGTCCCGGACCGGTGTGGGTACACTCTGATGAAGCCCTCATCGATCCCAGGCTTCCAGGTGCTGGGGTTTTTCCAAGAAAGACGCCGTAAAGATGTTAGTTTTTTGGACCGTGTGACATTGCAGCTGGACAGTGCCGGTGTTCAGATTTCCCTGGAACAAGGCAGCAGGGTTCAG CTGAATGATGAAGTACTGATGCTCAATGCCACAGCACAGATGGTTCACGGTGTGGAGCTCTCCAGGGACCAGACAGGTGTGACTGCTAAAATATCAGCTTCCAACTACATGGTTTCTGTCCTCTTTGATGGCTACACCGCACTAATCCACATGACAG GACCGAGTGGAGCTCCCGTGGATGGTTTATGTGGGAACTCCAGCAGGTCTTTGATTGAAGAGAAGGTTGCTGAACACTCGGACAGCAG CTGTGAGATACAATATGAGGATGATGCTGACGATAAGATCAACTGCAACACCACAACTAAATG GTGTAATATCCTGAAGCAGGCTCCTTTCAATGTCTGCAATAAGCACATCAACCCAGAGCCCTTCATAACTGCCTGCACAGACACTTTGTGCAAATACCCTGCAGTGGATGGTCTCAAGTGCCAGTTCCTGGAGGCCTACGCCAGGGCCTGCAGCCACCACAGCAATGTCACGGTGGAAAGTTGGACTCCAAAAACCGGCTGCC CTGCTGTCCCTCGGGCCTTCTGTCAGGACAGGTTCTGCAGTGTTAATGAGTTCTGCGGTGAGAGATATGGTGGGGAACCACAATGTCTCTGTCGGGCCATTTTTGCCTCCAAGTACAAACCGACAAGCTCTTTTG GTGAGCCGACGGACTGCAAACAGAAGTCTGCTTCCGTAACTCTGGCTAATTGTCTCTTGGAGGACAAAAACATTGATTACTCTGTCTTACACCTCAATGACGAGGCCTGCAAAGCTGAAATGGACGACCTGACCCACATGGTGACGTTCAACTTTAATAGCAACAACCCTTGTGGTACAGTTGTCATG GCAAACAACAGTCAAATTATCTACAAGAACACCATCATGAGAAGGAACCTCTCCGCGTTTGGCTTAATCAACCGGCAAAGCCCAGTGCATATTGACTTCTCCTGTTATTACAGTCAGCCGGATATCAAGAGCTTGGCCTTCAGACTCAAACACAG CTCTATGATCCAGCAGATGACTTCTGGAGAATGGAATTACAATCTGAGCATGAAGGCCTACGCCGACGCTGACCGTATCAACGGTATCCAGGCAAACACCGACATCCAACTGAACGAGAAAATCTGGGTGGAGCTTAAGACGGAGGGATTGGATGAAAAAATGGTTGTTGTGGTGACTGACTCCTGTTGGGCAACCGATCAGCCTTCGCCAAGTGGAAGTCTGAGATATGACTTCATCATCCAAGG CTGCCCTAACCCTGCTGACCAGACAGTAAAAGTGGAAGGCAATGGATTGGGAACATCAAACTACTTCACTTTCAACATGTTCCAGTTCGTTGGCAAGACTGGTGACGTCTACTTGCACTGCAAATTAGAGCTGTGTGTCACGGAGAGTAATGCCTGTGCCCCG AGGTGCGGCCAAGATGTAAGAAGGCGTAGATCTGCCATGTCGAAATATGAGGATAAAAACCCAGCCTTCATCAGCATGGCCTGGACTAGTTAG
- the LOC115026570 gene encoding LOW QUALITY PROTEIN: trace amine-associated receptor 13c-like (The sequence of the model RefSeq protein was modified relative to this genomic sequence to represent the inferred CDS: inserted 2 bases in 1 codon), with translation METSEGAELCFPQLNNSCRKPMPAQSDAMLTYTLLSFISVLTVALNLLVITSISHFRQLHTPTNLLILSLAVSDFFVGLLLMPVGILLIGACWFLGDLMCALYYVVCFFITSSSVGNMVLISIDRYLAICDPLRYTTRVTLDRTKVCVCLCWICCFLYNCLIVKDFLRQPDLYNSCYGECVIVLNYITGAVDIVFTFIGPVTVIIVLYMRVFVVAFSXGGTAKKSEMKAARTLGIVVVVFLMCFVPYYSPYLKGEDIEESSLSSLVPVWLLYFNFCLNPVIYAFFYPWFRKSIKLIVTFKILRPDSCDAKIL, from the exons atggagactTCAGAAGGAGCTGAACTCTGCTTTCCACAACTCAACAATTCCTGCAGGAAACCCATGCCAGCTCAGTCAGATGCCATGCTCACTTACACCCTGTTGTCCTTCATCTCTGTGCTCACTGTAGCTCTCAACCTGCTGGTCATCACCTCTATCTCCCACTTCAG gcagctccacacccccaccaacctcctcatcctctccctggctgtctcaGACTTCTTCGTGGGCCTCCTGCTGATGCCTGTTGGAATCCTTTTAATAGGTGCTTGCTGGTTCCTGGGTGACCTAATGTGTGCTCTGTattatgttgtatgttttttcATTACATCTTCTTCTGTTGGAAACATGGTGCTCATATCAATTGATCgttatttggctatttgtgaccctctacgttacaccaccagagttactctggacagaacaaaagtctgtgtttgtctgtgttggattTGCTGTTTTCTCTATAATTGTCTAATTGTAAAGGACTTTCTGAGACAACCTGATTTATATAATTCCTGCTATGGAGAGTGTGTAATTGTCCTTAACTATATCACAGGAGctgttgacattgtgtttacCTTTATTGGCCCCGTTACTGTCATCATAGttctgtatatgagagtgtttgtggTGGCGTTCAG TGGTGGAACTGCTAAGAAATCTGAGATGAAAGCAGCCAGGACTCtaggtattgttgtagttgtgtttctAATGTGTTTCGTTCCATATTACTCTCCATACCTGAAAGGTGAGGATATTGAAGAGAGTAGTTTATCCTCACTTGTTCCAGTCTGGCTGCTGTATTTTAACTTTTGTCTAAACCCAGTGATCTATGCCTTCTTTTACCCCTGGTTTAGAAAATCTATCAAACTCATTGTTACCTTTAAGATACTTCGGCCTGACTCTTGTGATGCTAAAATACTgtag